TTGGAAAATACGCTGTCGCTTACCGATATTTACGGTTCTTATATTTCTCTGGATTGCGTATTTCAAGATGACAATATGAATCAGTTGTTTGACAGCATGGATGCAGAAGATAGAGAAATTTTTAATTGTGATGTTTCGCGCATAGATTGGCCCTCTTATGTAAAAGAGGTTCACATTCCCGGCTTGCAACGCCATGTGCTAAAGACCGGTGTTTAGGATCTCTCATGACCTCACGCGATAGATCGGATACTCGTCCATTGCACGAATCACTGCTCGACGATCTGGAGCAGATGTTGGCTATTTATGACCAATCGGTTCAGCTTATGCTCGAAGCCGTGCGTCACGATGGCTATTTTGACGATCTTGATCCAGATGCGCTTGTCTGGCCCAAAAGTCAGAGCGGGGCGGTGGATATGGAGGCACTGCAATTTCGCGCGCAACTTGTGGATGCGATTTTTCAGGGTCTGCCCGAGGTTCGCGATGAGCGTTTGGAAGAGGCGTATCGTCCTTTTGCGGAGTTGCTTCCGCAATATCACACGGGGAGCCGAATTTATTTGCAACTCAGGCGGCAATTTGTCGAGCGAGGTCGCGGAGATGCGAAAGATTTTTTGAAGTTGTATCAATCTCTTTATTTGAAGGCTCTGGCACGGGCGGAGTTGCACGCGCCCGAAGCCGTGGAAGAGGCATTGGCTCAGGTGCATATTACACAGGTGCCGATGTCGCATGCCCGCGCCGTTGCAGAGGCGCTTGACACTGTGGAGGCGGATGAGGATGCGCACTGGGGCGAGGAGTACAGTTGTGAACGAGATGGCGAGCAGATTGAGGGCACTTTGCGCGATTTGTTGCAAGATGTGGCACAGCGCACGCTCAATTTGATCGCCGCGGGGGGGTTGCTCTCAACGCGGTATAATTATTTGACGAATTTTGGCTGGTTTGGCGTGTCGGTGTGGAAGGTTATTGTGGATGCGGAGGTGGCTTTGGCGCAGTTGCGCGACGATGTGGATCTGGCCGGGATAGATGATGATGTGTTGCACATCAAGGCGCTGTTGATTGAATTTTTGCACGCACATCAGGAAGATCCCACCAGGCTGCGTCCCCGGCTGTACTGGTATGGGCAGGAATATAGTTATTTGACGCGGGATATGATTGATTTGTCGATTAAGCTGATATGCGATGTGAACGCGCAAATCGATCGCGTTGGGCAAAAAGACTCGCGTGTAGAGATTCCCGCTTTGCTCGCAGATACGGCGCAAGGGCGATTTTTGGAATATCCCAATGTCGGGTGTCGGGGGCAATTTTCGAAATTGCAGAGAGGAATGCGTTTTGTGAGGTGGATGGGAACTTCGCTCAAGGTGGGGCGAAAAAAAAAGAAATTGTTGGAAAGAGAAGCCGATCCCATCCGTCGCCGCGAAGCTGGATGGCGCACCTGGCTCGATTGGGGACGGCGCACGCTGGATATTTTTGATATTCGCGTTGATATTTATATTGATCCCCATTTTGAAGCTATTGTAAGAGATTTGGGAGCCGATGCAGAAGATCGGCGTCTTATTTTTTTGCCAACGCATCAGAGTCTGTTTGACCATCCCGTTTTGTACAGGGTTTTGCAGTCTCGAGAATTTTTGAATGCTATGGGATGGGAAAGACCCGAACCGTGTGTAATTTTGGCGCGCACGGGGCTGGCGCGTTCGGGTATCAAAATTGGGTCGAAACAGATTACGCAGTTTGGGATGACGTCTGAGGTCTTTGATCAGATTCTGGAAAATGTCGATGGCTATGTGATGCTCGAGCGATCCCATGCCGCGGGCCATACGACACAGCGCGTGGCACAGGCATTGACAGAGCGACCAGGCGTTATTTATCCCATGGCGACGACCGCAGCTTTTGCGATCCAGCAATTTCCGCTTCAACACGGGGTGTTTGCACAATTGCCCCAGGATGTGGTGATTGTGCCGATTGCGTACCGCGGGCTTCACGCGCTGTGGCCCAAGTGTCCAAAGGGCAATATCAATATCAATCCAGGGCAGGTCGATGTGTGGGTTTCTCCGCCCATGCTGGGGGAGACCACTCTGTTGCCCAAGAGGCGGTCGTTGCGGATTCAGTCCGAGGCTGCCGCGCTGTTTCAAGCGGTGCATATTGCGACGTTGTTGAATCCGGAAGGATCGTGAAATGTTTGAGGTACGATATGAATGAACTGATGATAGTTGCAATTTTACTGGTGATCGTATTTTTGCTCGTTCGAGGGCGTCGCGCTTTTGCCAGTAAAGACCGTTTTTTTCAGGGGGAAGAAGGCGAGCGGTTTGCTCACAAGTGGGGGTATAAGGATACGCGGTTTGAGTTTGACGATGACAGGACCGTGCATGTGACGGGAACGCGGTATCCGTTGTGTGGCTATCGGATGCCGTATTTTTTGCCTTTTGTCGAAGGGGTGCTCGATGTGCCGGTCCGGCCCGAAGATATGGGGCAAGAGGTCGAGCATCGCGATTTGCCCGCGCCTGTGGCAAATGATGAATTTTTGCGGGCGGTGCGCGAGGCGCTCAACGAAGATGGCATTTCTCAGGAGGATATAGAGCGTCTGGTGCATAGCCACGGGCAGTTGAGTGTGGATGAGGTGTATCAAATTTTGTACCATCGGCCGCCCGAACGCCTGGTGGATGTGGTGTTGTTTCCAGAGGAAGACGCGGATATTCAGGCTGTTATTCAGCTTGCAAATGAACACAATGTGGTGCTGGTGCCCTATGGCGGTGGGACGAATGTGAGCGGTGCGCTCGCTGTTCCTATTTCAGAGACGCGGATGGTCGCGTCGGTGGATATGCGTCGCATGAATCGCATTGTGCAGGTGGATGAAGAGAATTTTCAGGCGTGTGTGCAAGCGGGTATTTCGGGTAAGCAATTGGAGATTGCGCTAAATGAATTGGGATACACGTCGGGACACGATCCCGATAGTCTGGAGTTTTCAACCCTGGGGGGATGGATTGCGACCAATGCCAGTGGTATGAAAAAGAACCGGTATGGCAATATTGAGGATATTGTGATAGAGGCCACGCTGGTGACGCCGACGGGGGAAGTGGAGACACACCATGCGACGCCGCGCAATTCGACAGGTGTGCAGCCCAGGTCGTTTTTGTTTGGTAGCGAGGGCAATTTGGGGATTATTACCCGGGCGACGATAAAGATCCACAAACAGCCCGAA
This DNA window, taken from Gemmatimonadota bacterium, encodes the following:
- a CDS encoding FAD-binding oxidoreductase, giving the protein MNELMIVAILLVIVFLLVRGRRAFASKDRFFQGEEGERFAHKWGYKDTRFEFDDDRTVHVTGTRYPLCGYRMPYFLPFVEGVLDVPVRPEDMGQEVEHRDLPAPVANDEFLRAVREALNEDGISQEDIERLVHSHGQLSVDEVYQILYHRPPERLVDVVLFPEEDADIQAVIQLANEHNVVLVPYGGGTNVSGALAVPISETRMVASVDMRRMNRIVQVDEENFQACVQAGISGKQLEIALNELGYTSGHDPDSLEFSTLGGWIATNASGMKKNRYGNIEDIVIEATLVTPTGEVETHHATPRNSTGVQPRSFLFGSEGNLGIITRATIKIHKQPEAQAFGSLVFPSFERGVAYLKALRQTGQVPASIRLVNNTELQLGQALKPEVKGFKKLQQDIQQFFLVKVKGFDPEQLVACTIVMEGTKDEVRQQAKTIFRLAKKYGGISGGAHRGERGYMLTFGIAYIRDFFTQFHILGETFETSVPWTNIHDVIGAVEKKLFVLCEEYSVPGKPFLAYRVTQTYHTGVCIYFTMGFCAQGLEDSVGVYHAIERRLRQEILDHGGSLSHHHGVGKLRSGFLPQIQSENSIAVLRQMKKAMDPNNIFAIGNGAFAD